The following proteins are encoded in a genomic region of Paenibacillus sp. FSL R7-0273:
- a CDS encoding YqhV family protein, with amino-acid sequence MDKYVSWMAILRLLSGSVEITAALIMLKLNQVDKALAVNSGLALVGPTILILTTAVGLTGMAQELSWGKLGWIGCGVAFLLIGILKK; translated from the coding sequence TTGGACAAGTATGTTAGCTGGATGGCGATACTGCGGCTGCTGTCCGGCAGTGTGGAGATTACGGCGGCGCTGATCATGCTGAAGCTGAACCAGGTGGACAAGGCGCTGGCAGTCAATTCAGGGCTGGCATTGGTAGGGCCGACCATTCTGATTCTTACGACGGCTGTCGGGCTTACGGGGATGGCTCAGGAGCTGTCCTGGGGCAAGCTGGGCTGGATCGGGTGCGGGGTAGCCTTTCTCTTAATCGGGATTCTGAAAAAATGA